The Anaeromyxobacter sp. Fw109-5 genomic interval CCGACCCCGCTGAGGACCTCGCCCAGGACGAGGCGACCCTCGGCCCGCAGGACGCGGACCCCGTCCTGCCCGGCCCCGCCCCCACCCGCCCCCCGCCGCGCGCGCTGCCGCCCATCGCGCCCGACCCCGCGCTGGCCCCGGTGCTGGAGTCCCCCGGGCGTCCCGAGGCGGTGGCCCCGCCGCAGCGGCCGGCGATCGTCATCCGGACCATCATCGGGCTGGCGCTGATGCTCGCCCTGGCCTACGCCGCGGCGCACCCCGCGGTCGAGCGCTTCGAGCGGCGCATCGGCGTCTCGCACCTCGTCACGGCGGGCCTGCCCTTCATCGCCCTCGGCATGCTGGCGCGGTCGCCTCCCTTCGGCGTGCTCTCGGACGACGTGCTCGCCCAGCTCGCGCCGGTCCTGCGGCTGGGCCTCGGCTGGATCGGCTTCATCGTCGGGTTCCGGCTGGACGCGCGCCAGCTCTCCGGGACCGACGAGCGCGCCGTCGCCTCGGCGGCGCTGCTCTCGTCGCTGCCGTTCGCCGCGGTGGTCGCCGCGGCCGCGGCGGTCCTCGTCCCCTCCGGCGCGCTCGCCGACCGGTTCAGCGACCCGGTGTTCCTGCGCGACGCGATCGTGCTGGGGACCGCGGCGTCGATGACCGCCGCCACCGTGCCGCACCTGCTCCCGCCCGGCACGCAGCCCGCCGCCACCGCGGCGGTCTGGCGGATCGTCCGCCTCGAGGAGATCGCCGGCATCCTGGGCCTCGCCCTGGTGGCCGCCTACTTCCGCCCGCAGGGGGACGCCGTGACGTGGCGGCTGCCGGGCACCGCCTGGCTCATGCTCACCGCCGGCGCCGGCACGCTCCTCGGGCTCGTCGTGCTCGTGCTGCTGCGCCGCGCGCGGAGCGGAGCCGAGTTCTCGGTGCTGACGCTCGGCTCGGTCGCCTTCTCGTCGGGGCTCGCCGGGTACCTGCACCTGTCGTCGGTGGTCGTCTGCTTCGTGGCCGGCGTGCTGCTCGCGAACTTCCCCGGCGCGCACCAGGCGCGCTTCCGCGCGGTGCTCGACCTGCTCGAGCGGCCCATCCACCTCGTCCTGCTCGTCATCCTCGGCGCGCTCTGGCCGACGCGCTCGGTCACGGGCTGGCTGCTCATCCCGGTGTTCGTGGGCGCCCGCGTGCTCGGGCGCTGGGTGGGCGCGCGGACCGCGGCGCGCATCGGCGCGCTCGAGCTCGACGAGCCGGCCCGCCGGGTGGTCGCCGCCGCCCCCGTCGGCTCCCTCGCCATCGCCATCGTCGTGAACGCGCAGCTCCTCTACCCCGGCGGCTCCATCGCCGACGCGGTGGTCGCGGTCGTCGGGGGCGCGCTCGTCACCGAGGCGCTCGTCCACGCCGTCCGCCGCCGCCGCTTCCCGCCGCGGCCGGCGCCGGAGCCGTCGCCGTGATCGACGCGGTGCTCCTCGCCTTGCTCGCCGGCCTGATGCACACGGCGCGCACGTTCTCGACCGGCGGCGCGGCGCCCGCCGGCACCTCGCTCGGCTTCGGCTACCTGCTGCTCACGGCCTTCCTCTCGGGCCGGATCTTCTCCGCGCTGCGGCTCCCCAAGCTGACCGGCTACATCGCCGCCGGAGTGATCGTGGGCCCCTCGGTGCTGGGGTTCCTCGACGAGGCCGTCGTCGAGAACCTCCAGATCGTGAACGGCGTGGCCGTCTCGCTCATCGCCCTCACCGCCGGCACGGAGCTGCGCATCGACCGCGTCCGCCCGCTCGCCCGCACCATCGGGCTCACCACCGCGCTGGGCGTCGTCGGCGGCGCCCTAGCGATCGCCGCGACGGTGTTCCTGCTGCGGGGCCAGCTCGCGTTCCTCGGCGCGCTCCCGGCCTTCCAGGCGGCGGCGGTGGCGCTCGTGCTCGGGGTCGTGCTCGTGGCGCAGTCACCCGCCGTGGTGGTCGCGCTCTCCGACGAGCTCCGCGCGGACGGCCCCGTCACGCGCGTCGTGCTCGGCGTGGTGGTCCTCGCCGACCTGTTCGTGATCGTGCTCTTCGCGCTCGTGTCGGCCGTCGCGAAGGCGGCGCTGGGGGTGGCGGGCGGCGCCCGCGCCGCCGTGGGGCACATCGGCTGGGAGCTGCTCGGCTCGATCGTGGCAGGGTTCGTGCTGGCCGCGCTGCTCGCCGCCTACCTGCGCTGGGTGCGACGCGGGGCGACGCTCTTCGTCCTCGGCGCCGCGTTCGTCGTCGCGGAGGTCGGGCAGCGGATCGGCTTCGACCCGCTCCTCGTGTCGCTCACCGCCGGCGTCCTGGTCCGGAACCTCACCGCGCTGGGGGACGAGCTCCACGAGCTCGTCGCGGGCGCCTCCCTGCCGGTGTACGTCATCTTCTTCGCGGTGACCGGCGCCAAGCTGCACCTCTCGGACGTCCCGCCCGTCGCCGTCCCGGTGCTCGCGATCGTGGCGGTCCGCGCGGCCGCGCTCCTCTCCGCCGGCCGCGTCGGGGCACGCCTCGCCGGGGCGCCGGCGGAGGTGGCGCGCTGGGCGCCGTTCGGGCTCCTGCCGCAGGCCGGGGTCGCCCTCGCGCTGGCGCTCCTCTTCGCGCGCGCCTTCCCGGAGTTCGGGGGAGAGGCCTCCGCGGTGGCGCTCGGCGTGGTGGCGATGAACGAGCTCGTGGCCCCGGCCGTGTATCGCCTCGCCCTGGTGCGGAGCGGCGAGGCCGGTCGCACCCGCGCGCGCGCGACCCCCGCGCCGTCGCACGAGCGCGCGGTGCACCACGGCTGAGGCCTCCGCGCCCGGTCGCCGCGCCCGTGGGGCGGAGGCTCCCGGAACGCCCCATTGGAGAACGGCGGACCCCTCGTCCGCGGCGTAAGCCTCCGTCTACGCCCCGCGACGGTGCGTGAACTCGCGTCGCGGCCCCACCGGAGGACCTCATGACCCGCTTCCTCGCCCTCGCCGTGGCCGCCCTCACCCTCGCCGGGCCCGCCCGCGCGCAGGACGTCGTCCGCCTCGGCAACCTCAAGTTCGCGCACTACGGCGCGGTCTCGTACATGAAGGACCACTGCGGGAAGTTCGGCCTCAAGGTCGAGGAGATCGTCTTCCCGAAGGGCATCGACATCTTCCCCGCCATCGTGAAGGGCGAGGTGGACCTCGCGGCCAGCGCCGCCGACGCCGCCATCGCGAACCGCGCCGGCGGCGGGCGGATCTACGTGGTCGCCGGCTTCGCCAAGGGCGGCGCGCGGCTCGTCGCCGCGACGGACGCGCCCATCAAGTCGGTGGCCGATCTGAAGGGCAAGAAGGTCGGCGTCGCCCGCGGCGGCGCCCAGGAGCTCCTGCTCCTCGCCGAGCTCGCGAAGCACGGGCTCACCTGGTCGGACAAGCCGGGCAAGGACGTCCTGCTCGTCTACCTGCCCTTCGCCGACCTCAACCAGGCCCTCATGCAGAAGCAGGTGGACGCGATGTGCCAGTCCGAGCCCCAGTCGTCGCAGGCCATCAACAAGGGCTTCGGGCGGGAGCTCCTGAAGCCCTACGACACGCCGCTCGGCGAGCCGGTGCGGGCGCTCGTGATGACCGAGAAGCTCTACAAGGAGAAGCCGGACGTCGCCCAGCGCGTGATCGACTGCTTCGTGGACTCGACGAACAAGTTCCTCGCCGATCCCAAGTTCGCCGAGAAGTACGTGGTCGAGCAGATGTTCAAGGGGCAGATCACGAGCCAGGACTACAAGGACGCGATCGCGAACTCGCCCTTCACGCACGACATCACGGTGGAGCACGTCCAGACGACCACCGACCTCATGGTGAAGTACGGCGTCGGCAAGATGCAGCGGCCGCCGAAGGCGCAGGACTGGGTGAAGCTCGATCTGCTCCAGAAGGCGAAGGCGAAGTTCGACAAGTGACCCTGCGCTCCCAGGCCATCCGGCTCGCGCGCCAGCTCCTCGTCCCGGCGATCGTGATCGCCGCGTGGGAGGGGATCTCGCGCGCGGGCTGGGTCTCCCCCATCGTCCTGCCCGCCCCGTCCCAGGTGCTGCTGCGCTGGATCGACTACGCGCGCCCCCTCGCGCCCTACGATCCGGCGGAGGGGAGCCGGCTCGCCTGGATCTTCTCCGGCGAGCTGCCGCACGACGCCCTCGCGAGCCTCATCCGCGTCGCGGGCGGCTTCGCGCTCGGCGCCGTGCTGGCGCTCCCGCTCGGCCTGCTCATGGGCGCGAAGCCCATGGTCTACGAGCTCATGAACCCGCTCGTGCAGATCCTCCGGCCGATCCCGCCCATCGCCTACATCCCGCTCGCCATCCTCTGGTTCGGCCTCGGGAACCCGCCCGCGTTCTTCCTCATCTCGCTCGGCGCCTTCTTCCCCATCCTCATGAACACCATCGCCGGCGTCCGGAACGTGGACGCCATCTACCTGCGCGCGGCGAAGAACCTCGGCGCCTCCGAGTGGACGCTGTTCTGGCGGATCATGATCCCGGCGGCGATGCCGTACATCCTGGCCGGGGTCCGGATCGGCATCGGGGTCGCGTTCATCGTGGTCATCGTGGCCGAGATGATCGCGGTGAACTCCGGGCTCGGGTACCGCATCCTCGAGGCGCGCGAGTACTTCTGGTCGGACAAGGTGATCGCCGGGATGATCAGCATCGGCCTCGCCGGGCTCGGGATCGACTTCTTCATGAACCGCCTCAACGGCTGGCTGCTGCGCTGGCACCGCGGGATGGAGGGATGATGGCCGGCGCCGAGGTCGCCGCCGCGCCCGCCATCCAGATCCGCGGGGTGCGCAAGGTGTTCAGCGGGGGAGCCGGCGAGGTCGTCGCGCTCGACGGGATCGACCTGGACGTGGCGCCCGGCGAGTTCGTGTGCCTCCTCGGCCCGTCCGGCTGCGGAAAGTCCACGCTCCTCAATGCCGTGGCCGGGTTCTCGCCGCCGACGTCCGGCGCCATCGTCGCCGGCGGCCGGCCGGTGACCGGCCCCGGCCCCGACCGCGCGATGGTGTTCCAGGAGTACGCGCTCTTCCCGTGGATGACCGTCGAGCGGAACGTCGCCTTCGGGCTCGAGACGAAGGGGACGCCGGCGCGCCAGCGGCGCGAGCGCGTGGACGCGCTCCTCGCCATGCTCAACCTGCGCGAGTTCCGCGACCGCTTCCCGAAGGACCTCTCCGGCGGCATGCGCCAGCGCGTCGCCATCGCGCGGGTGCTGGCCATCGACTCGCCCATGCTCCTCATGGACGAGCCGTTCGGCGCGCTCGACGCGCTCACGCGGCGGAACCTGCAGGACGAGCTGCTCCGCCTCTGGGCCGAGCTGCGCAAGACGATCCTGTTCGTCA includes:
- a CDS encoding cation:proton antiporter translates to MIDAVLLALLAGLMHTARTFSTGGAAPAGTSLGFGYLLLTAFLSGRIFSALRLPKLTGYIAAGVIVGPSVLGFLDEAVVENLQIVNGVAVSLIALTAGTELRIDRVRPLARTIGLTTALGVVGGALAIAATVFLLRGQLAFLGALPAFQAAAVALVLGVVLVAQSPAVVVALSDELRADGPVTRVVLGVVVLADLFVIVLFALVSAVAKAALGVAGGARAAVGHIGWELLGSIVAGFVLAALLAAYLRWVRRGATLFVLGAAFVVAEVGQRIGFDPLLVSLTAGVLVRNLTALGDELHELVAGASLPVYVIFFAVTGAKLHLSDVPPVAVPVLAIVAVRAAALLSAGRVGARLAGAPAEVARWAPFGLLPQAGVALALALLFARAFPEFGGEASAVALGVVAMNELVAPAVYRLALVRSGEAGRTRARATPAPSHERAVHHG
- a CDS encoding ABC transporter permease, producing MTLRSQAIRLARQLLVPAIVIAAWEGISRAGWVSPIVLPAPSQVLLRWIDYARPLAPYDPAEGSRLAWIFSGELPHDALASLIRVAGGFALGAVLALPLGLLMGAKPMVYELMNPLVQILRPIPPIAYIPLAILWFGLGNPPAFFLISLGAFFPILMNTIAGVRNVDAIYLRAAKNLGASEWTLFWRIMIPAAMPYILAGVRIGIGVAFIVVIVAEMIAVNSGLGYRILEAREYFWSDKVIAGMISIGLAGLGIDFFMNRLNGWLLRWHRGMEG
- a CDS encoding ABC transporter ATP-binding protein, which gives rise to MMAGAEVAAAPAIQIRGVRKVFSGGAGEVVALDGIDLDVAPGEFVCLLGPSGCGKSTLLNAVAGFSPPTSGAIVAGGRPVTGPGPDRAMVFQEYALFPWMTVERNVAFGLETKGTPARQRRERVDALLAMLNLREFRDRFPKDLSGGMRQRVAIARVLAIDSPMLLMDEPFGALDALTRRNLQDELLRLWAELRKTILFVTHGIEESIYLADRVVVMTYRPGTVKRIVPVTLPRPRDPAAAEFNALKREVSQMVMEEQARHAEAEAGGVRAD
- a CDS encoding cation:proton antiporter; translation: MASALLVSAVAAAAERRPAAEIGPVEAARPEPVEGRAGVSAEGPTTPTPLPPATKDPDPAEDLAQDEATLGPQDADPVLPGPAPTRPPPRALPPIAPDPALAPVLESPGRPEAVAPPQRPAIVIRTIIGLALMLALAYAAAHPAVERFERRIGVSHLVTAGLPFIALGMLARSPPFGVLSDDVLAQLAPVLRLGLGWIGFIVGFRLDARQLSGTDERAVASAALLSSLPFAAVVAAAAAVLVPSGALADRFSDPVFLRDAIVLGTAASMTAATVPHLLPPGTQPAATAAVWRIVRLEEIAGILGLALVAAYFRPQGDAVTWRLPGTAWLMLTAGAGTLLGLVVLVLLRRARSGAEFSVLTLGSVAFSSGLAGYLHLSSVVVCFVAGVLLANFPGAHQARFRAVLDLLERPIHLVLLVILGALWPTRSVTGWLLIPVFVGARVLGRWVGARTAARIGALELDEPARRVVAAAPVGSLAIAIVVNAQLLYPGGSIADAVVAVVGGALVTEALVHAVRRRRFPPRPAPEPSP
- a CDS encoding ABC transporter substrate-binding protein, which translates into the protein MTRFLALAVAALTLAGPARAQDVVRLGNLKFAHYGAVSYMKDHCGKFGLKVEEIVFPKGIDIFPAIVKGEVDLAASAADAAIANRAGGGRIYVVAGFAKGGARLVAATDAPIKSVADLKGKKVGVARGGAQELLLLAELAKHGLTWSDKPGKDVLLVYLPFADLNQALMQKQVDAMCQSEPQSSQAINKGFGRELLKPYDTPLGEPVRALVMTEKLYKEKPDVAQRVIDCFVDSTNKFLADPKFAEKYVVEQMFKGQITSQDYKDAIANSPFTHDITVEHVQTTTDLMVKYGVGKMQRPPKAQDWVKLDLLQKAKAKFDK